The Hevea brasiliensis isolate MT/VB/25A 57/8 chromosome 1, ASM3005281v1, whole genome shotgun sequence genome has a window encoding:
- the LOC110651956 gene encoding uncharacterized protein LOC110651956, translated as MAPWAIAGRSTSTLMRATWRATTATESATGRIPLSASIRSWTRPNLTLRQSRISPSSPSGRFVRRELSSLLPLHNVIASACLVSKLPSELSTAAEGRFANYLSPI; from the exons ATGGCACCTTGGGCAATTGCGGGGAGATCCACATCTACCTTGATGCGGGCAACATGGAGAGCCACCACTGCAACCGAATCAGCAACCGGAAGAATCCCTTTATCAGCTTCGATTCGCTCATGGACTCGTCCCAATTTGACTCTCCGCCAGTCGCGAATTTCCCCTTCTTCTCCAAG TGGAAGATTTGTTCGGCGAGAATTGAGCTCACTTTTGCCCCTCCATAATGTGATTGCTTCTGCTTGCCTTGTCTCCAAGCTTCCCAGTGAACTCAGCACCGCCgcagaag